The genomic segment GAGGGGCTCTAAGATAGTGGGAGAGCATAAAagtagatggatgatggaactCACAAATtatctgatgaactactgccactgcagaaactatgtcctagaaaacgacaattttttaaatacattttgacaaaaaaccagcataatcatgaaaaaaaacccactagAAATGCTTTTTACACTAGATCAAAAAGTGATCAGActtattaaagcttaaaacggAAAAACCATAATTGTCTAAAGTCgccaatgaaaataaagtttgtttttgagtaATTCGGCCGGtaatgtctgcagccaggtctaAAGAAAATTCCCCGCTCACCTTATCTTCCATGAAGCCCAGCTCACGGAACTGAGGGTCCAGGGAACACGCCACGCTCAAGACCCTGTTCACAGCGGGGCTGCTGTAGCAGCTGGTCAACCTCCTCCTCATCATTCGCTTGACCTCCTTGAGGATGGAGGAGGAGTCTCCTGGTCGGGCCACGAGGTGGCGCGACAGCAGGCCGGTGAGGATGGGCTTGATGAGAGACAGGCGGGGGAAGGTCTCCTTGGCGAGGGTCTGACAGGCGACGTCCAGCGGCTTGAGCACCAAACACAGATCCTCCAACACCTTCCACTCAGAGCGCAGAGACTGCAGCGCTGCAGACGTGTTGGAGCAGTCGGAGCCGGACTCTTTGGGCGAAAACTCGCCTTTAATCTCCTTTAAAATGTCAGAGATGAGGCTTTTGTGTTTGACGAGCGTGCTCAGCAGAGGGTACAGATTCTTCCACGCCGGCTGGCGGTGGGCCCAGGAGGTGAGCCGTGTCTGCTCCTCCTTCGGGAGGCTTTTCAGGAACTTGTGAGCGTGAAAATGCAGGGAGCCTTTGCTCTGGGGGGGTGGCAGGAACAGCTCGCTCAGGTAATCCTGGAACTGCCGGAGAGTTTTGTGAATGACGGGGTGCGCCATCAGCTCCTCGATGCAGCCCTGCACGGAGCTAAAGAAGCACGGCACGAACGGGAAGCCCCCGCTGACCTGCCCCGCCTCCGAGGCGTGCACCTCCTCCGGGGAGGCGGAGTCCTCCCGCTCTAAGAAAGTCGTGGAGTTTGGGTGAGCGCAGTTCCCCGTAGCCTCCGCGGCCTTCTCGCTCGTCGCGGGGTCTATCCCTATCCTGCTTTTCCCCTCCACTCCCAACACGATGAAATTTGACCGGAAGCCCCCCCACTCCGCTGTCATCGCCTTCACCTGCGCCTCCAGAGCTTCCAGGTCGTTTTCTCCGTTCCAAACCAGCTTCTGAGTGGCCAGCACCTGGTTGTGGAAGCTGAAGCTCTCATCGATACAGTGGGCCCACAGGGTGAGGTAGCGCTCAGAGTTTCCCTGCCAGCTGTGCAGCCACACCTCCACGCTCAAAGTAACGAAGGGGAAAGCTTCACCCTGATTGGTGGAGGGCCTCGGGCACTTCCAGGGCTCGCACTCCAGCGGGGCGGTGTGGTCGCTCATCTCGTCTCTCTCGGCGCCGCCGCTCCTCTGCTTCAGCAGCTGCGCCAGGCTCACCCTGCCTCGGATGTGCTGGTCTCTCATGACGCTCTCCAGCAGCCAGGGCTTCGGCAGCTCCCTGTGGGAGGGCAGGAGGGTGAACAGCAGCTGCCTGAAGCCACTGCCCTCCACCACAGACGGCGGCTGGAGGTCCGTGATGAGAAAGTTGATGATGGCGTTAATCACTTGGGGGGACACCGTCGGGGAGGAAGGGCTGACCAGACCGCTGGGGCAGAGCACGGGCAGAGGGCGCTGAGGAAAAGCttttagagagaaaaagaggCAGAAAATACATGTTCAACACAAGTCTATTGAAGCGTGTCTGAAATATTGTGGACACTTTTAATGTCTCAAAGTTttgctactttttaaaaaaaaattaacaattcaCAAtcttttgaggtattttaaaaatgttcataaatcaaattaaataatttttttggtttaggaAAGACTAAACTACTAAATTTTCAACGACAGGCGGAAACCCATTGATGGGCAAATCCACAcactaaaaatcacaaaactttCATATAAGTAGTGTATTTTCCGGTGTATAAGtcatagtattttttaaacataaataggctcataaaTTTGTTAATTTCCTACAACAACCTGTTTTTgttaacaaccactagagggcgctgtaggtgtGTATCAGCTACTGacagtgccagaagaagaagtgtcttctaaaacaaacatggagaagaACCtgaggttgtgtccaaatttcctccctaacccctaactacttaGGTGTTATAAaggcaaaattttaattttaaacatttaaattttaaaggcaatttggacacaatgctcactacttttctttcaacaataaaataattaaatgtacgATTTAAAGTGGAAGGAAAAACTCATCTTCAGTGTTTCTCTGCTGTTACCTGCTACCAGGCTGCGCTCCTTCGCCATGTCGCGGACTTTGATGTGATGCTTGCTGGTCAGGTGGTTCTGGAGGTCCAGCGATCCTCCACAGCTCACGTGCTCCATGCACAGCTTGCACACAGCCGTGCTGCGATCCAGAGGTCGACCGGTCGGGTCCGGCTCCAGCCCGAAGAAGTACCACGGGCTGTTCAGGGATGCGTTTGGGTTGCTCAGCAGTTTCTCTGTTCCCGGCAGGAAGTCGTACTTTTCACTCGGGAAAGTGCAGGAGATTAAGGAACTCTGGGAGGCCAGGGAAAAGGAAGAGGTGGACATCATGGCTGGGTCCCCGACTATTTCTGGGTTCGACACGGTTGTCACGTCACTGATGACCGGCATGGGGCTCTGTGATTGGCTGCTGTCTGACCACAGGTTAGTGCTGCTCAGCTCTGGCAGGGTGACCAGCTGAATGTCCTGCAGGAGGCGCAGAGCCACCTCTTTGTCTCCTATTTCACATTTGTCACCTGCACCACAACCAAACACACAAGTGTATCGTCAGAAAACACATCGTTCATTAAATCTGATGAAACTAGATGAGCACTCACCCATCCCCAGACCCAGAAGGGAGGCGTAATCCCTGCCAATCCAAACCCTGAGCTCTGTTCCCTCTGAGATGGGCTGGGAAACCTTGTAGTAGATGTGGCGGTAGAACTGGAAAACCACCAGGTTGTGTTCCTCCTCGCTGCTTGTGTACCTCACATATCTGGAACGCAGATCATCCAGAAGTTCacgtctgcagatgaagagcTTTCTGTCGTTTAAATGCAGCTTCTCACCTCATCCAGTTTGACTTGTTTTCATCCACAGCATCCACGTAGGAGAATCCAGAGTCATCTCTGACCTGATGAGCACAATTACAACCGATTCAAAAACCCTTAAATACAAATTCTGCTATAGGTTGCAAGTGGTGCATTCACTGGCAAATTGGAAGTTTAATTTACAAAACTaagaacatacaaaaaaaaaggaacatttctgagctgaaatacataaaatttgTAACATCTAACTTCTATATCTTATTTAAATaagttaaagaacaaaaacttgagtaaataaatcatcttatttcatgatttaaacaataaaatttaattttaaagtgttccccTTAAGGTTTATAGTAAATTAAAaagcattatttaaaaaaaactgagatcAGAAAATCAGcagctaatttaagttttttttaaataaatttttccAATGTTGGATCAGTTTGATTAGAAAGATACATGCTGTTTTATCAGCTTAAATAcattcttttgagtttttttatctgttgtttttatattgttttatgtaatttatctatattttttatcttaacatttttaactgttgtttttattgttctttgaacttttaatgtgctGCGCCTTGTTTGACTGAGGTCAATttaaggtgctatataaatcaaataaacttaaacttgtaaaaatcctctgtgtaaattaaaaaattatatttattattttttttgtcttcaaactACTTACAGCCCAAGCGTATTTGAGGTTGCTGGGCATCTGTCCTTTGCACACTTCTCCCACAAACGGGCCGAACATGACGCCCTGCTGGAGCTGACACTTGGCGTACACCTTCATCTCCCCCTGATCCTCTCCAGAAAACCCAGGACTGGACATCCCAGCGGCGCCGTCCCGATACACGCACAAACAGGACGGCAGGGACAGCACGGCCCTGCAGGGTCCGCCGTAGAGCCACGGCTCGCCCGGTGGGATGACAGCGTCAGGGACGTAACTGGAGTTTGAAGGGTTGTGGAGTATCGCAGCGTCTTCTGTGAGCTCATCGGGATTGATGTCCACACCTGAGGAAACATTTTGTGACAGGGAAGTTCATTTATTAACCTATTtggaattaaaacaaagttagtTGAGGAACACCTGACCATCAAGCTTTTGTTAGAATGCTGCTAAAATGATCACAGTGTCATCTGATATTAAAAGCTtacctaaataataaaattgtgcCTCATATCTATTTtgattacaaattatttttacttgaagcttgaaaaaacatttgacctcagccgtgacttaaaaaaatgtgcagcagataaaaatgttttacttcattaaatgtcatttttgatttattataaacAATAGGACATTTATCTATATTGTGAACAGTTGATCtagttttaaaacttatttaaaacagCCTTATACTTCTCTTTAAACATTAATTTGCAGGAATGTTACATTAATTTTCccacttttgaacattttaaattcctttgttttgtcattgatatttcattttgtaATCCAC from the Oryzias melastigma strain HK-1 linkage group LG1, ASM292280v2, whole genome shotgun sequence genome contains:
- the LOC112157339 gene encoding uncharacterized protein LOC112157339 isoform X2, translated to MDLICKPKGKSAVWMYFGLKADEKGQPLKNSEAVCRLCRKIVPTKGGNTTNLRSHLTRRHRAEFLESSSSATAATAFPRTPGVDINPDELTEDAAILHNPSNSSYVPDAVIPPGEPWLYGGPCRAVLSLPSCLCVYRDGAAGMSSPGFSGEDQGEMKVYAKCQLQQGVMFGPFVGEVCKGQMPSNLKYAWAVRDDSGFSYVDAVDENKSNWMRYVRYTSSEEEHNLVVFQFYRHIYYKVSQPISEGTELRVWIGRDYASLLGLGMGDKCEIGDKEVALRLLQDIQLVTLPELSSTNLWSDSSQSQSPMPVISDVTTVSNPEIVGDPAMMSTSSFSLASQSSLISCTFPSEKYDFLPGTEKLLSNPNASLNSPWYFFGLEPDPTGRPLDRSTAVCKLCMEHVSCGGSLDLQNHLTSKHHIKVRDMAKERSLVAAFPQRPLPVLCPSGLVSPSSPTVSPQVINAIINFLITDLQPPSVVEGSGFRQLLFTLLPSHRELPKPWLLESVMRDQHIRGRVSLAQLLKQRSGGAERDEMSDHTAPLECEPWKCPRPSTNQGEAFPFVTLSVEVWLHSWQGNSERYLTLWAHCIDESFSFHNQVLATQKLVWNGENDLEALEAQVKAMTAEWGGFRSNFIVLGVEGKSRIGIDPATSEKAAEATGNCAHPNSTTFLEREDSASPEEVHASEAGQVSGGFPFVPCFFSSVQGCIEELMAHPVIHKTLRQFQDYLSELFLPPPQSKGSLHFHAHKFLKSLPKEEQTRLTSWAHRQPAWKNLYPLLSTLVKHKSLISDILKEIKGEFSPKESGSDCSNTSAALQSLRSEWKVLEDLCLVLKPLDVACQTLAKETFPRLSLIKPILTGLLSRHLVARPGDSSSILKEVKRMMRRRLTSCYSSPAVNRVLSVACSLDPQFRELGFMEDKEQAATFNWLKSDAVRITKENSSKKQIKMDDRVKRSSSPESLESDNDIRRSKRLKECPPINFREIVGEESDPGEPEESEDPDPCFQPGLSGMEFLLGDLFCSGAKSRNSSVEESVEMEISVFRADKGSSLGMEPLQWWRTKAVQFPLLASVARVYLAAPAVAGNAAQDFVQDGTMNRRRSNIPPESLDTMLFLHHNRISVTDGGPAAASDRG
- the LOC112157339 gene encoding uncharacterized protein LOC112157339 isoform X1 encodes the protein MRCSSAESAAGVCREQAAQNMDLISKPRGKSTVWMYFGLKADETGKPMNTDRAVCRLCRKVVVSKGNTTNLRSHLRRRHPAEFIEITNLATSRAFAEAQGVDINPDELTEDAAILHNPSNSSYVPDAVIPPGEPWLYGGPCRAVLSLPSCLCVYRDGAAGMSSPGFSGEDQGEMKVYAKCQLQQGVMFGPFVGEVCKGQMPSNLKYAWAVRDDSGFSYVDAVDENKSNWMRYVRYTSSEEEHNLVVFQFYRHIYYKVSQPISEGTELRVWIGRDYASLLGLGMGDKCEIGDKEVALRLLQDIQLVTLPELSSTNLWSDSSQSQSPMPVISDVTTVSNPEIVGDPAMMSTSSFSLASQSSLISCTFPSEKYDFLPGTEKLLSNPNASLNSPWYFFGLEPDPTGRPLDRSTAVCKLCMEHVSCGGSLDLQNHLTSKHHIKVRDMAKERSLVAAFPQRPLPVLCPSGLVSPSSPTVSPQVINAIINFLITDLQPPSVVEGSGFRQLLFTLLPSHRELPKPWLLESVMRDQHIRGRVSLAQLLKQRSGGAERDEMSDHTAPLECEPWKCPRPSTNQGEAFPFVTLSVEVWLHSWQGNSERYLTLWAHCIDESFSFHNQVLATQKLVWNGENDLEALEAQVKAMTAEWGGFRSNFIVLGVEGKSRIGIDPATSEKAAEATGNCAHPNSTTFLEREDSASPEEVHASEAGQVSGGFPFVPCFFSSVQGCIEELMAHPVIHKTLRQFQDYLSELFLPPPQSKGSLHFHAHKFLKSLPKEEQTRLTSWAHRQPAWKNLYPLLSTLVKHKSLISDILKEIKGEFSPKESGSDCSNTSAALQSLRSEWKVLEDLCLVLKPLDVACQTLAKETFPRLSLIKPILTGLLSRHLVARPGDSSSILKEVKRMMRRRLTSCYSSPAVNRVLSVACSLDPQFRELGFMEDKEQAATFNWLKSDAVRITKENSSKKQIKMDDRVKRSSSPESLESDNDIRRSKRLKECPPINFREIVGEESDPGEPEESEDPDPCFQPGLSGMEFLLGDLFCSGAKSRNSSVEESVEMEISVFRADKGSSLGMEPLQWWRTKAVQFPLLASVARVYLAAPAVAGNAAQDFVQDGTMNRRRSNIPPESLDTMLFLHHNRISVTDGGPAAASDRG